In Phycisphaerae bacterium RAS2, the DNA window CCGCAGCACCTGCGCAAAGTCGGCCGCCGCTACTCACTTACGGAAGACAAGAAGTCGGGCGATTGCTGTTTTCTGAAGACCGAGAACGGCAAACGAATGTGTTCCATTTATCCGGTGCGCCCGCTTCAGTGTCGCACGTGGCCGTTCTGGGATATCAACCTCGAATCCGAAGAGGCCTGGGCCGAATCGGCGCAGGGCTGCCCGGGTATGAACCAGGGCCGGCATTATTCGTTCGTACAGATACAGGTTCGCGTCAATGCCGTTCGCTGGGAGGATGCGGAACGATGAGCGCGTCGTCGGATGAAAGTTCGCGGGAATTCATGCGATGGGTTTCGCATGACGACAGCGCGGCGGCCGAACGTCGACACGAAGCCGATCGCCTCGCGGACCAACTATCCGTCATCGAGTTCCTTCGCGGGTTTTATCATCAGGTTGATACGGCTGTGGCGGCGCTTGAGCCGCGGTGTACGAATCGGGGACAGTGCTGCAACTTTGCGCGGACCGGCCATCGGCTCTTTGTCACGCCCATTGAAGTGGCCGCTTTTCGCCGGGCCTACGCGGACCGCTGGCAGCCGGCGGAACCGGCGTCGGGTCGATGTCCGTGGCAGATCGATGGCCTCTGCACCGCCCGCGAATTCCGGCCGCTGGGTTGCCGAGTATATTTTTGCGATCCGCAGGCCCAGGCGTGGCAGAATGAGTTCTATGAAGCCCGCCTGCGCGAGATGAAACAGTTCATGGGCGAGCATGGAATTCAATATCGGTACGAGGAATGGTTATCGGCGTTA includes these proteins:
- a CDS encoding Flagellin N-methylase, with protein sequence MNQKTHSKPWYDKGLKFTCTQCGNCCTGAPGYVYLSPDEIKLVSAFLGRTDGTLSPQHLRKVGRRYSLTEDKKSGDCCFLKTENGKRMCSIYPVRPLQCRTWPFWDINLESEEAWAESAQGCPGMNQGRHYSFVQIQVRVNAVRWEDAER